One Paracoccus sp. MC1862 genomic region harbors:
- a CDS encoding efflux RND transporter permease subunit: MSRFFIDRVRFAVVLSLLISIVGAIALAILPVQQYPQITPPTVNVIAAYPGADAVTISEVVASPIETAVNGVDGMIYMSSTSSNAGLYILSITFEVGTDVDLAQVDVQNAVQSAMPQLPTPVTQQGVTVNASSPDFILAIALLSPDGSVDELEIANYASTTLLDPIARVNGVGDTSVVGAAEYSMRVWMDRPRMDALAIPPAEVMAAIRQQNIQASLGTIGAPPSPGGVDLQYTIVGEGQLSEVREFENIIIREGANGAMIRLGDIARVELGAQSYAAQARVSGLEAAMIQVNQSPDANALDTRDAVLAEMERLSAQFPPGLEYQVIYDATLFVSSSVNLILTILVEAFIIVMVIVFLFLQDWRATVVAGVAIPVSLLGAMAALLVMGYSLNTISLLALVLAIGLVVDDAILVVENVQHVLEEDPSLSMREAARRAMDQITAPIISTTFVLLAVVTPTAFLPGISGQLYRQFAVTVGFGLAISALVAITLSPALAAVLMRPPRPGGSRSPLRYVGRFIDWVRDGYGRIVAFLLRIWIVPLGILAACFAAAVWLFINLPATFLPDEDQGAFFVNIQLPDAASLSRTQEVLDEVNATLAETPGIANTISVAGFSILQGTVVPNGAMVVASLIPWEERTSDELQLSALVGQLNARFAAIPGAVIGVFAPPPIPGVGAVGGLDLRLQALQGQSPQELGEVLLSFVSQANQAPEIGGVTSTYSASVPQVFVEIDRTRAERLGLSVSDIYNVIGTHFGSAYVNDFTLGGRVFDVNLSADAPYRDTADDILDLRVLNEDGRMVPLQNVVTVHDDLGPYTVQRYNLYQSATINGQPAPGVSTGAAMGAVERIAAETLPAGFSLAWSGLSLQQAESSGSEIVVFGIALLFAYLFLVALYESWMLPVSIILSLGAAAFGAMLALRLVGLPTSLYVQIALVLLIGLAAKNAILVVEFAKDRSDDGMTPRQAAVSGSVARFRAVLMTSLAFIFGVLPLARSAGAGAGSQNSVGVTIIGGMIGMTLIGMFVIPALFFVIQTMREWFHSRGRKQRDVPAE, encoded by the coding sequence ATGTCGCGCTTCTTCATCGACCGGGTCCGCTTCGCCGTCGTCCTGTCGCTGCTGATCTCGATCGTGGGGGCCATCGCGCTGGCGATCCTGCCGGTCCAGCAATATCCCCAGATCACGCCCCCCACGGTCAATGTCATCGCCGCCTATCCCGGCGCCGATGCCGTCACCATTTCCGAGGTCGTGGCCAGCCCCATCGAGACCGCCGTGAACGGCGTCGACGGCATGATCTACATGAGTTCGACCAGTTCCAACGCCGGACTCTACATCCTGTCGATCACCTTCGAGGTCGGCACCGATGTCGATCTGGCGCAGGTGGACGTGCAGAACGCGGTGCAAAGCGCGATGCCGCAACTGCCGACGCCGGTGACGCAGCAGGGGGTGACGGTGAACGCCAGTTCCCCCGACTTCATCCTGGCCATCGCGCTTCTGTCCCCGGACGGCAGCGTGGACGAGCTGGAAATCGCCAACTACGCCTCGACCACGCTTCTGGACCCCATCGCGCGGGTGAACGGGGTCGGGGACACCTCGGTCGTGGGGGCGGCGGAATATTCGATGCGGGTCTGGATGGACCGCCCGCGCATGGATGCGCTGGCGATCCCGCCCGCCGAGGTGATGGCGGCGATCCGGCAGCAGAACATCCAGGCCTCGCTGGGGACAATCGGTGCGCCACCCTCGCCAGGCGGGGTGGACCTGCAATACACCATCGTGGGCGAGGGGCAGTTGTCCGAAGTTCGCGAGTTCGAGAACATCATCATCCGCGAGGGCGCGAACGGCGCCATGATCCGCCTGGGCGACATCGCGCGGGTGGAACTGGGCGCGCAAAGCTACGCCGCGCAGGCCCGTGTCAGCGGGCTGGAAGCCGCGATGATCCAGGTCAACCAGTCGCCCGACGCCAATGCGCTGGACACCCGTGACGCCGTGCTGGCGGAAATGGAGCGGCTGTCGGCCCAGTTCCCGCCCGGCCTTGAATACCAGGTGATCTACGATGCGACGCTGTTCGTCAGTTCCAGCGTCAACCTGATCCTGACAATCCTCGTCGAGGCCTTCATCATCGTCATGGTGATCGTCTTCCTGTTCCTGCAGGACTGGCGGGCGACGGTAGTGGCGGGGGTGGCGATTCCCGTCTCGCTGCTGGGGGCGATGGCGGCGCTGCTGGTGATGGGCTATTCGCTGAACACCATCTCGCTGCTGGCGCTGGTCCTTGCCATCGGGCTTGTCGTCGATGACGCGATCCTTGTCGTCGAAAACGTCCAGCATGTGCTGGAGGAAGACCCGAGCCTGTCGATGCGCGAGGCCGCGCGGCGGGCAATGGACCAGATCACCGCGCCGATCATCTCGACCACCTTCGTGCTGCTGGCGGTGGTGACGCCCACGGCCTTCCTGCCCGGCATCAGCGGCCAGCTTTACCGGCAGTTCGCGGTCACGGTGGGCTTCGGCCTCGCCATCTCGGCGCTGGTGGCGATCACGCTCAGCCCGGCCTTGGCGGCGGTGCTGATGCGTCCGCCGCGGCCGGGGGGCAGCCGCAGCCCCTTGCGCTACGTCGGCCGCTTCATCGACTGGGTGCGGGACGGCTATGGCCGCATCGTCGCCTTCCTGCTGCGGATCTGGATCGTGCCGCTGGGCATCCTCGCCGCCTGCTTCGCGGCGGCGGTGTGGCTTTTCATCAACCTGCCCGCGACCTTCCTGCCCGACGAGGACCAGGGGGCCTTCTTCGTCAACATCCAGTTGCCCGACGCGGCATCCCTGTCGCGCACGCAGGAGGTGCTGGACGAGGTCAACGCCACGCTGGCCGAAACGCCCGGCATCGCCAACACCATCTCGGTGGCGGGCTTCAGCATCCTGCAGGGGACGGTGGTGCCGAACGGCGCCATGGTCGTCGCCTCGCTGATCCCCTGGGAGGAACGGACAAGCGACGAGTTGCAGCTTTCCGCGCTGGTGGGGCAGCTCAACGCCCGGTTCGCGGCGATCCCCGGCGCGGTGATCGGGGTCTTCGCCCCGCCGCCGATCCCCGGCGTGGGCGCGGTCGGCGGCCTCGACCTGCGGCTGCAGGCATTGCAGGGCCAGTCGCCGCAGGAACTGGGCGAGGTGCTGCTGTCCTTCGTTAGCCAGGCCAACCAGGCGCCCGAGATCGGGGGGGTGACCTCGACCTACAGCGCCTCGGTCCCGCAGGTCTTCGTGGAAATCGACCGCACCCGGGCCGAGCGGCTGGGTCTCAGTGTCAGCGACATCTACAACGTGATCGGCACGCATTTCGGATCGGCCTATGTCAACGACTTCACCCTTGGGGGCCGGGTCTTCGACGTGAACCTGTCGGCGGACGCGCCTTACCGCGATACCGCAGACGACATCCTCGACCTGCGGGTGCTGAACGAGGACGGCCGGATGGTGCCGCTGCAGAATGTCGTCACGGTGCATGACGACCTCGGGCCCTACACCGTGCAGCGCTATAACCTGTATCAATCGGCGACGATCAACGGCCAGCCCGCGCCCGGCGTCAGCACCGGCGCCGCCATGGGCGCGGTCGAGCGCATCGCCGCCGAGACCCTGCCCGCGGGCTTCTCGCTCGCCTGGTCGGGGCTGTCGCTGCAGCAGGCGGAAAGCAGCGGCAGCGAGATCGTGGTCTTCGGGATCGCGCTGCTTTTCGCCTATCTGTTCCTTGTCGCGCTTTACGAAAGCTGGATGCTGCCGGTGTCCATCATCCTGTCGCTGGGGGCAGCGGCCTTTGGCGCGATGCTGGCCCTGCGGCTGGTGGGGCTGCCGACCAGCCTTTACGTCCAGATTGCGCTGGTCCTGCTGATCGGGCTTGCGGCCAAGAACGCGATCCTCGTGGTCGAGTTCGCCAAGGACCGCTCGGACGACGGCATGACTCCGCGGCAGGCGGCGGTCAGCGGCTCGGTCGCGCGGTTCCGGGCGGTGCTGATGACCTCGCTGGCGTTCATCTTCGGCGTGCTGCCCTTGGCGCGCTCGGCAGGGGCGGGGGCGGGGTCGCAGAACTCGGTCGGCGTCACGATCATCGGGGGGATGATCGGGATGACGCTGATCGGGATGTTCGTGATCCCGGCGTTGTTCTTCGTGATCCAGACGATGCGCGAATGGTTCCACAGCCGCGGCCGCAAGCAAAGGGACGTGCCGGCGGAATAG
- a CDS encoding efflux RND transporter periplasmic adaptor subunit gives MVRQLLATLALLVAASQPALSQQPAMPPPAVVAAPVAVKPIADAEVFSGTVEAIDAVDLIARVQGFLEAVEFDAGDFVDEGQTLFRIESAPYDAAVGAAEARVAQARAQLLNTEQQLARQEVLVQRNVTAQSLLEDAQATEAAARAAVAVAEADLQSARIQQGYTTIAAPFAGEISRAFYSQGALVGPTSGPLASLVQTDPIRVVFSISDRLLIELRSQEAEGQHLSAGDLAFRVILANGAAYPLEGRPEYVSSQTDPATGTVPVRLVLENPDRILIPGQFVSVSVGPRTPPELPVVPQLATLQDREGRYVYVVNDDGTVSQRRIRTAAQVGTELAVTEGLSGGETIVLQGLQRLADGMAVQVAPQQAVVTGTAGAAVTSTDGAN, from the coding sequence ATGGTGCGACAGCTTCTGGCGACCCTTGCGCTTCTGGTGGCGGCCTCGCAGCCGGCCTTGTCCCAGCAGCCCGCGATGCCGCCCCCCGCCGTGGTGGCGGCCCCCGTCGCCGTCAAGCCGATCGCGGATGCCGAGGTCTTCAGCGGCACGGTCGAGGCGATCGACGCCGTGGACCTGATCGCCCGCGTGCAGGGCTTTCTTGAGGCCGTCGAATTCGACGCGGGCGATTTCGTGGATGAGGGCCAGACCCTGTTCCGCATCGAATCCGCCCCCTATGACGCCGCCGTTGGCGCGGCCGAGGCGCGGGTGGCCCAGGCCCGGGCGCAACTGCTGAACACCGAGCAGCAGCTTGCCCGGCAGGAGGTGCTGGTCCAGCGCAACGTCACCGCCCAGTCGCTGCTGGAGGACGCGCAGGCGACCGAGGCCGCCGCCCGCGCCGCCGTCGCCGTGGCCGAGGCCGACCTGCAGAGCGCCCGCATCCAGCAGGGCTACACCACCATCGCCGCCCCCTTCGCGGGCGAGATCAGCCGCGCCTTTTATTCGCAGGGCGCGCTGGTCGGGCCGACCAGCGGGCCGCTGGCCTCGCTGGTCCAGACCGACCCGATCCGCGTGGTCTTTTCCATCTCGGACCGGCTGCTGATCGAGCTTCGCAGCCAGGAGGCCGAGGGGCAGCACCTGTCGGCGGGCGATCTCGCCTTCCGGGTGATCCTTGCCAATGGCGCGGCCTATCCCTTGGAAGGAAGGCCCGAATACGTGTCCAGCCAGACCGACCCGGCGACCGGCACGGTGCCGGTGCGGCTTGTTCTTGAAAACCCCGACCGCATCCTGATCCCCGGCCAGTTCGTCAGCGTCTCGGTCGGGCCGCGGACCCCGCCCGAACTGCCGGTGGTGCCCCAGCTTGCCACCCTGCAGGACCGCGAGGGGCGCTATGTCTATGTCGTGAACGACGACGGCACCGTGTCGCAGCGCCGCATCCGCACCGCGGCGCAGGTCGGCACCGAGCTTGCCGTGACCGAGGGGCTGTCGGGGGGCGAGACCATTGTCCTGCAGGGCCTGCAGCGGCTGGCCGACGGGATGGCGGTGCAGGTCGCCCCGCAGCAGGCGGTCGTGACCGGCACGGCCGGCGCCGCCGTAACCAGCACCGATGGTGCGAACTGA
- a CDS encoding AarF/ABC1/UbiB kinase family protein: protein MTDRFRRVPSARLARLAGFGRIAGGVAAGALGEGARRLAKGERPQLPDLLLTPANARKVTAQLSQMRGAAMKLGQMLSLDAGDMLPPELTAILARLRDEAHVMPPRQLDGVLAGAWGPDWRRRFARFEGRPLAAASIGQVHRAVLPSGQVLAVKVQYPGVAASIDADIDNVATLLRLSGLLPPGLDTGPLLAEARRQLHEEADYAREAAQMRRYAALLEGDPRFAVPRPVDDLLRPGVLPMDFQPGAPIEALAAAPEDQRNAALAALLDLVLRELFDFGLMQTDPNFANYRWQADTGRIVLLDFGATRPVAPDTAAAYRGLLQAGLAGDGARLRGALVAAGFVSPAQDQRHGAVIGTMIAVLLAHVEASRGGLFDFADRGFVAELRELAAPILADRESWCLPPPGTIFVQRKISGTALLCVRLGARVPLLDLVARHG, encoded by the coding sequence ATGACCGACCGTTTCCGCCGGGTTCCCTCGGCCCGGCTTGCCCGCCTCGCGGGCTTCGGCCGGATCGCCGGCGGCGTCGCGGCCGGGGCCCTGGGCGAAGGCGCCCGCCGGCTGGCGAAGGGAGAGCGCCCGCAGTTGCCCGACCTGCTGCTGACGCCCGCCAATGCCCGCAAGGTGACCGCGCAGCTTTCGCAGATGCGGGGCGCGGCGATGAAGCTGGGGCAGATGCTGTCCCTTGACGCGGGCGACATGCTGCCGCCGGAACTGACCGCGATCCTCGCCCGGCTGCGCGACGAGGCCCATGTCATGCCGCCCCGCCAGCTTGACGGGGTGCTGGCCGGGGCCTGGGGGCCGGACTGGCGCCGCCGCTTCGCCCGGTTCGAGGGACGCCCGCTTGCTGCAGCCTCGATCGGGCAGGTCCACCGCGCCGTCCTGCCCTCGGGGCAGGTGCTGGCGGTCAAGGTCCAGTATCCGGGCGTTGCGGCCAGCATTGACGCCGACATCGACAATGTCGCCACGCTGCTGCGGCTGTCGGGGCTGCTGCCCCCCGGCCTCGACACCGGCCCGCTGCTGGCCGAGGCGCGGCGGCAGTTGCACGAGGAAGCCGACTATGCCCGCGAGGCCGCGCAGATGCGCCGCTATGCCGCGCTGCTGGAAGGTGATCCCCGCTTTGCCGTGCCGCGCCCGGTGGACGATCTGCTGCGCCCCGGCGTCCTGCCGATGGACTTCCAGCCGGGTGCGCCGATCGAGGCCCTTGCGGCCGCCCCCGAGGACCAGCGCAATGCCGCGCTGGCAGCCCTCCTGGACCTTGTGCTGCGCGAATTGTTCGACTTCGGGCTGATGCAGACCGATCCCAATTTCGCCAACTACCGCTGGCAGGCGGACACGGGACGGATCGTCCTGCTGGATTTCGGCGCCACGCGCCCGGTCGCGCCCGACACCGCCGCCGCCTATCGCGGGCTGCTGCAGGCCGGGCTGGCGGGCGACGGGGCGCGTCTGCGCGGGGCGCTGGTGGCGGCGGGCTTCGTTTCGCCCGCGCAGGACCAGCGGCACGGCGCGGTGATCGGGACCATGATCGCCGTCCTGCTGGCCCATGTCGAGGCGAGCCGCGGCGGATTGTTCGACTTTGCCGACCGCGGCTTCGTGGCCGAATTGCGCGAACTCGCCGCGCCGATCCTTGCCGACCGGGAAAGCTGGTGCCTGCCGCCGCCGGGGACGATCTTTGTCCAGCGCAAGATCAGCGGCACCGCGCTGCTCTGCGTGCGGCTGGGGGCGCGGGTGCCGCTGCTGGACCTCGTGGCCCGGCACGGCTGA